A genomic stretch from Styela clava chromosome 5, kaStyClav1.hap1.2, whole genome shotgun sequence includes:
- the LOC144422933 gene encoding uncharacterized protein LOC144422933 yields the protein MAVSITPQMRVDQYPDEFIVRRGELWCKWCDRQMNHKRKDLMTDHMEARIHQENRVARGAKMSYDINSRKAAEKRRHRRQKKMKSKIKQMSKSIYSQSTGAEDSSSEESDSDLRKLFEESDSDSTTSFEGFDSQPIGFSKAIRTNKNASSLSETAEDDDSRRSGRSRKRPARLDDSLANEEIAKIGKIADQAAFVSSMAKRRKTTDEYSSPSSSDLSPTRIRSMPIKKQISFSARQSDSTSPTTSPTSGLLKMKFSRASGSVSEKYTVKPDKTLKVSKADGSKGLKLKFVWKKKQHSSQSEDMNFQGTDNDSVIDSLDGEPAGYQEMLKGIEDSKEEVKMTSMDAEVVEEEIVEMREEEVVTEEDLIPVETLINDDQENAPLVEEQQRVDNKWKAPKLNEQRLQKTPLKSVTKSKPKSNKPKVISKQQEKKKKTTGYMMWANQMRPKVSRQYPGLEFGDVSKKLGDLWKRMPDKEKQMWKFRNAKLEKQSQQSQMRTIKKTGGKMIETGPRKKMIETGPKKKLSPLKHHMTASSPPVKNPVAAMNAELERLPPPTTEPLDSAAYLSLLGESFIKLSAKTKKVESKVVIQGAESILLDSLVCALTPLLSLTLQIPELSGALDQTIMANTFSNVAHIMPGL from the coding sequence ATGGCAGTTAGTATTACCCCACAAATGCGGGTTGATCAGTATCCCGATGAATTCATTGTTAGGCGGGGTGAGTTGTGGTGTAAATGGTGCGATCGGCAAATGAATCATAAACGAAAAGATCTGATGACTGATCATATGGAAGCAAGAATACATCAAGAAAATCGTGTCGCAAGAGGAGCAAAAATGTCTTATGATATCAACTCAAGGAAGGCAGCTGAAAAAAGAAGACATAGAcgtcaaaagaaaatgaaaagtaaaataaaacaaatgtcaAAAAGTATATACAGTCAGTCGACTGGTGCAGAGGATTCAAGTTCAGAGGAAAGTGATTCTGATCTGAGAAAATTGTTCGAGGAGTCTGATAGTGATAGTACTACTTCATTTGAGGGTTTTGACAGCCAGCCAATTGGATTTAGTAAAGCAATTCGAACAAACAAAAATGCTAGCTCTCTTTCGGAAACTGCAGAAGATGATGACTCTCGAAGATCTGGCAGATCTCGTAAAAGACCAGCACGCCTCGATGATTCTCTTGCCAATGAAGAAATTGCGAAAATTGGTAAAATTGCAGATCAAGCTGCTTTTGTTTCTTCTATGGCAAAACGTAGGAAGACAACTGATGAATATTCATCTCCATCAAGTTCTGACCTATCTCCAACACGAATACGATCAATGCCAATCAAAAAACAAATTAGTTTTAGTGCTAGGCAATCAGATTCCACATCTCCCACTACTTCACCCACCAGTGGTTTACTAAAAATGAAATTCAGTCGAGCATCTGGAAGCGTATCAGAGAAGTATACTGTCAAACCGGATAAAACCTTGAAAGTTTCCAAAGCTGATGGAAGCAAAggtttgaaattaaaatttgtttggaaGAAGAAGCAACATTCTTCCCAAAGTGAGGATATGAATTTTCAAGGTACAGATAATGATTCTGTCATTGATAGTTTAGATGGGGAACCAGCTGGTTATCAAGAAATGTTGAAAGGGATTGAAGATTCTAAAGAAGAAGTGAAGATGACATCCATGGATGCTGAGGTTGTGGAGGAAGAAATAGTTGAAATGAGAGAGGAAGAAGTTGTCACAGAGGAAGATTTGATTCCTGTGGAGACACTTATTAATGATGATCAAGAAAATGCACCACTTGTTGAAGAACAGCAACGTGTTGACAACAAATGGAAGGCACCAAAATTAAATGAACAGCGTCTACAAAAAACACCGCTGAAATCTGTGACAAAGAGCAAACCGAAATCAAATAAGCCTAAAGTTATTTCAAAGCAACaagagaagaaaaagaaaacaactGGATATATGATGTGGGCCAATCAAATGAGACCCAAAGTTTCAAGGCAATATCCTGGATTGGAGTTTGGTGATGTTAGTAAAAAACTTGGAGATTTATGGAAAAGAATGCCAGACAAGGAAAAACAAATGTGGAAATTCCGAAACGCAAAACTAGAGAAGCAGTCACAGCAATCACAAATGAGAACTATCAAAAAAACAGGAGGTAAAATGATAGAAACCGGTCCACGAAAAAAAATGATAGAAACTGGGCCTAAGAAAAAACTTTCACCCCTCAAGCATCACATGACAGCATCGTCTCCCCCTGTTAAAAACCCAGTCGCCGCGATGAATGCTGAATTAGAAAGATTGCCCCCACCAACCACTGAACCGTTAGACTCTGCTGCATACCTCTCTTTGCTTGGAGAGTCTTTCATCAAACTCAGTGCAAAAACAAAGAAAGTTGAGTCAAAAGTAGTAATACAGGGAGCAGAAAGTATTCTTTTGGACAGTTTGGTTTGTGCTCTCACTCCACTCTTATCTCTAACACTGCAAATACCCGAACTTTCTGGGGCTCTCGATCAAACCATAATGGCAAATACTTTTTCCAATGTGGCACATATTATGCCTGGTCTCTGA